The following coding sequences lie in one Alosa alosa isolate M-15738 ecotype Scorff River chromosome 21, AALO_Geno_1.1, whole genome shotgun sequence genomic window:
- the zbtb49 gene encoding zinc finger and BTB domain-containing protein 49 isoform X1, producing MARTMEGLSSHSTYLLQQLQEQRIQGMLCDCMLVVKGVCFKAHKNVLAAFSSYFRSLFHNTTGQRNDVFHLVIQDVGGIGQVLDYMYTSHLELNHENVQALLDIAQYLQVPNILSMCNSFPKSCASSIDSSTFSMPGDLSHEQDCMMSGNLPPETDLMPTETQKPLNITVEEDQSKQDSHIQENISIDMVTNMTTASIKQPLHGYKLRNFSSKQYFKQSAVQTCYSLSKQSQDQVSVEGTFSAECTNNTIDYSPACQRSAIPMDQDLSTPRGSISVASDCTYLPAFKSPLSRPVRSKKAVYLKKYNYLCSERMDVKMHISKSQFTEHCVNKSLQETEQSLDERVALENLEDSTSGSSQKVSIPTVNAVEICSESSRAPPRQSRNRNYSCEICRKAFKHPSNLELHKRSHTGEKPFQCNICGKHFSQSGNLQTHLRRHSGEKPYICELCGKSFAASGDVQRHIVIHTGEKPHLCDVCGRGFSNFCNLKEHEKTHSTDKEFTCDQCGKSFNMHRKLQKHKIRHSGDRPHSCQTCGRSFGSTGDLRRHIRSHSGEKPYSCEMCGKSFTRSAVLRQHHSIHYKSVTGVGHSSDRKETDQANKPPQSHPAMTVKALRTLNQRYDSRIQQIHTAPPSDVPTEQSSSSTVMELQHTVPRRILAAHSGKHPVSDTNSKNPLSIEVSFCPFSGDHGPATSLQAADP from the exons CCAGAACCATGGAAGGCCTCTCAAGCCACAGCACCTACCTACTCCAGCAGCTGCAGGAACAGCGAATCCAGGGTATGCTCTGTGACTGCATGCTCGTTGTCAAGGGTGTGTGCTTTAAAGCCCATAAGAATGTCCTGGCTGCATTCAGCTCATATTTCAG gtCTCTTTTCCATAATACAACAGGTCAGAGAAATGATGTTTTCCATCTAGTCATTCAGGATGTTGGAGGAATTGGCCAAGTACTGGATTATATGTATACCTCTCACCTGGAGTTGAATCATGAAAATGTTCAAGCCTTGTTGGATATTGCACAGTATCTACAGGTGCCCAACATACTGAGCATGTGCAACAGTTTCCCAAAGTCTTGTGCCTCATCTATTGATTCCTCCACATTCTCCATGCCAGGTGACCTGTCACATGAGCAGGACTGCATGATGAGTGGTAACCTACCTCCTGAGACTGATCTTATGCCCACAGAAACCCAGAAACCTCTGAACATTACCGTTGAGGAAGATCAGTCCAAACAAGATTCACACATTCAGGAAAACATTTCAATTGATATGGTCACAAACATGACTACAGCGTCAATAAAACAGCCATTACATGGCTACAAGCTGCGCAATTTCTCTAGCAAGCAATATTTTAaacaaagtgctgtacagaCATGCTACTCTCTTAGTAAGCAAAGTCAGGATCAGGTTTCGGTGGAAGGAACTTTTTCAGCTGAATGCACAAATAACACCATTGACTATAGCCCTGCCTGCCAAAGAAGTGCTATACCAATGGATCAGGATCTTTCTACACCTCGAGGTTCCATTTCAGTAGCATCTGACTGCACGTATCTTCCTGCTTTCAAGAGCCCTTTGTCTAGGCCTGTGCGCTCCAAGAAAGCTGTATACCTGAAAAAGTACAACTACCTCTGCTCTGAGAGAATGGACGTAAAAATGCACATTTCGAAGAGTCAGTTCACTGAACACTGTGTGAATAAGAGTCTGCAGGAGACCGAGCAAAGCTTGGATGAGCGGGTTGCACTAGAAAACCTGGAAGACTCAACGTCAGGCAGTAGTCAGAAAGTCTCCATCCCAACAGTAAACGCGGTGGAGATTTGCTCCGAATCAAGCAGGGCCCCTCCAAGACAATCAAGAAATAGGAATTATTCCTGTGAAATATGCAGGAAGGCATTTAAACACCCAAGCAACCTGGAGCTGCACAAGCGCTCGCATACTG GTGAGAAACCATTCCAATGTAACATATGTGGAAAACATTTTTCACAG TCAGGTAATTTGCAGACACATTTACGTCGGCATTCAGGAGAAAAACCTTACATATGTGAACTCTGTGGAAAAAG CTTTGCTGCCTCAGGGGATGTCCAGCGTCACATTGTCATCCACACTGGGGAAAAGCCTCATCTGTGTGATGTTTGTGGACGAG GTTTCAGTAACTTTTGTAACTTGAAAGAACATGAAAAGACACACTCAACGGATAAAGAATTTACTTGTGACCAGTGTGGCAAGTCTTTCAACATGCACAGAAAGTTGCAAAAGCATAAAATTCGTCACAGCGGAGACAGACCTCACAGCTGCCAAACCTGCG GTAggagctttggaagtacaggtGATCTACGGCGACACATTCGTTCACACTCGGGTGAAAAGCCCTATTCCTGTGAGATGTGTGGTAAAAGTTTCACACGGTCTGCTGTTCTCCGTCAGCACCACAGCATCCACTATAAATCTGTCACAGGAGTTGGTCACAGTTCTGACAGGAAAGAGACTGATCAAGCAAACAAACCTCCACAATCCCACCCAGCAATGACTGTCAAAGCACTAAGAACTTTAAACCAACGTTATGACTCCCGAATTCAACAAATACACACGGCACCTCCATCTGATGTTCCCACTGAACAAAGTTCCTCTTCTACAGTCATGGAGTTGCAGCACACTGTGCCCAGACGCATTCTTGCTGCTCACTCTGGCAAACACCCTGTTTCTGACACTAACTCAAAAAACCCACTTTCAATTGAAGTTTCCTTCTGCCCCTTCTCAGGTGACCATGGACCAGCTACCAGCTTGCAAGCTGCAGACCCATAG
- the zbtb49 gene encoding zinc finger and BTB domain-containing protein 49 isoform X3 produces the protein MARTMEGLSSHSTYLLQQLQEQRIQGMLCDCMLVVKGVCFKAHKNVLAAFSSYFRSLFHNTTGQRNDVFHLVIQDVGGIGQVLDYMYTSHLELNHENVQALLDIAQYLQVPNILSMCNSFPKSCASSIDSSTFSMPGDLSHEQDCMMSGNLPPETDLMPTETQKPLNITVEEDQSKQDSHIQENISIDMVTNMTTASIKQPLHGYKLRNFSSKQYFKQSAVQTCYSLSKQSQDQVSVEGTFSAECTNNTIDYSPACQRSAIPMDQDLSTPRGSISVASDCTYLPAFKSPLSRPVRSKKAVYLKKYNYLCSERMDVKMHISKSQFTEHCVNKSLQETEQSLDERVALENLEDSTSGSSQKVSIPTVNAVEICSESSRAPPRQSRNRNYSCEICRKAFKHPSNLELHKRSHTGFSNFCNLKEHEKTHSTDKEFTCDQCGKSFNMHRKLQKHKIRHSGDRPHSCQTCGRSFGSTGDLRRHIRSHSGEKPYSCEMCGKSFTRSAVLRQHHSIHYKSVTGVGHSSDRKETDQANKPPQSHPAMTVKALRTLNQRYDSRIQQIHTAPPSDVPTEQSSSSTVMELQHTVPRRILAAHSGKHPVSDTNSKNPLSIEVSFCPFSGDHGPATSLQAADP, from the exons CCAGAACCATGGAAGGCCTCTCAAGCCACAGCACCTACCTACTCCAGCAGCTGCAGGAACAGCGAATCCAGGGTATGCTCTGTGACTGCATGCTCGTTGTCAAGGGTGTGTGCTTTAAAGCCCATAAGAATGTCCTGGCTGCATTCAGCTCATATTTCAG gtCTCTTTTCCATAATACAACAGGTCAGAGAAATGATGTTTTCCATCTAGTCATTCAGGATGTTGGAGGAATTGGCCAAGTACTGGATTATATGTATACCTCTCACCTGGAGTTGAATCATGAAAATGTTCAAGCCTTGTTGGATATTGCACAGTATCTACAGGTGCCCAACATACTGAGCATGTGCAACAGTTTCCCAAAGTCTTGTGCCTCATCTATTGATTCCTCCACATTCTCCATGCCAGGTGACCTGTCACATGAGCAGGACTGCATGATGAGTGGTAACCTACCTCCTGAGACTGATCTTATGCCCACAGAAACCCAGAAACCTCTGAACATTACCGTTGAGGAAGATCAGTCCAAACAAGATTCACACATTCAGGAAAACATTTCAATTGATATGGTCACAAACATGACTACAGCGTCAATAAAACAGCCATTACATGGCTACAAGCTGCGCAATTTCTCTAGCAAGCAATATTTTAaacaaagtgctgtacagaCATGCTACTCTCTTAGTAAGCAAAGTCAGGATCAGGTTTCGGTGGAAGGAACTTTTTCAGCTGAATGCACAAATAACACCATTGACTATAGCCCTGCCTGCCAAAGAAGTGCTATACCAATGGATCAGGATCTTTCTACACCTCGAGGTTCCATTTCAGTAGCATCTGACTGCACGTATCTTCCTGCTTTCAAGAGCCCTTTGTCTAGGCCTGTGCGCTCCAAGAAAGCTGTATACCTGAAAAAGTACAACTACCTCTGCTCTGAGAGAATGGACGTAAAAATGCACATTTCGAAGAGTCAGTTCACTGAACACTGTGTGAATAAGAGTCTGCAGGAGACCGAGCAAAGCTTGGATGAGCGGGTTGCACTAGAAAACCTGGAAGACTCAACGTCAGGCAGTAGTCAGAAAGTCTCCATCCCAACAGTAAACGCGGTGGAGATTTGCTCCGAATCAAGCAGGGCCCCTCCAAGACAATCAAGAAATAGGAATTATTCCTGTGAAATATGCAGGAAGGCATTTAAACACCCAAGCAACCTGGAGCTGCACAAGCGCTCGCATACTG GTTTCAGTAACTTTTGTAACTTGAAAGAACATGAAAAGACACACTCAACGGATAAAGAATTTACTTGTGACCAGTGTGGCAAGTCTTTCAACATGCACAGAAAGTTGCAAAAGCATAAAATTCGTCACAGCGGAGACAGACCTCACAGCTGCCAAACCTGCG GTAggagctttggaagtacaggtGATCTACGGCGACACATTCGTTCACACTCGGGTGAAAAGCCCTATTCCTGTGAGATGTGTGGTAAAAGTTTCACACGGTCTGCTGTTCTCCGTCAGCACCACAGCATCCACTATAAATCTGTCACAGGAGTTGGTCACAGTTCTGACAGGAAAGAGACTGATCAAGCAAACAAACCTCCACAATCCCACCCAGCAATGACTGTCAAAGCACTAAGAACTTTAAACCAACGTTATGACTCCCGAATTCAACAAATACACACGGCACCTCCATCTGATGTTCCCACTGAACAAAGTTCCTCTTCTACAGTCATGGAGTTGCAGCACACTGTGCCCAGACGCATTCTTGCTGCTCACTCTGGCAAACACCCTGTTTCTGACACTAACTCAAAAAACCCACTTTCAATTGAAGTTTCCTTCTGCCCCTTCTCAGGTGACCATGGACCAGCTACCAGCTTGCAAGCTGCAGACCCATAG
- the zbtb49 gene encoding zinc finger and BTB domain-containing protein 49 isoform X2, with the protein MEGLSSHSTYLLQQLQEQRIQGMLCDCMLVVKGVCFKAHKNVLAAFSSYFRSLFHNTTGQRNDVFHLVIQDVGGIGQVLDYMYTSHLELNHENVQALLDIAQYLQVPNILSMCNSFPKSCASSIDSSTFSMPGDLSHEQDCMMSGNLPPETDLMPTETQKPLNITVEEDQSKQDSHIQENISIDMVTNMTTASIKQPLHGYKLRNFSSKQYFKQSAVQTCYSLSKQSQDQVSVEGTFSAECTNNTIDYSPACQRSAIPMDQDLSTPRGSISVASDCTYLPAFKSPLSRPVRSKKAVYLKKYNYLCSERMDVKMHISKSQFTEHCVNKSLQETEQSLDERVALENLEDSTSGSSQKVSIPTVNAVEICSESSRAPPRQSRNRNYSCEICRKAFKHPSNLELHKRSHTGEKPFQCNICGKHFSQSGNLQTHLRRHSGEKPYICELCGKSFAASGDVQRHIVIHTGEKPHLCDVCGRGFSNFCNLKEHEKTHSTDKEFTCDQCGKSFNMHRKLQKHKIRHSGDRPHSCQTCGRSFGSTGDLRRHIRSHSGEKPYSCEMCGKSFTRSAVLRQHHSIHYKSVTGVGHSSDRKETDQANKPPQSHPAMTVKALRTLNQRYDSRIQQIHTAPPSDVPTEQSSSSTVMELQHTVPRRILAAHSGKHPVSDTNSKNPLSIEVSFCPFSGDHGPATSLQAADP; encoded by the exons ATGGAAGGCCTCTCAAGCCACAGCACCTACCTACTCCAGCAGCTGCAGGAACAGCGAATCCAGGGTATGCTCTGTGACTGCATGCTCGTTGTCAAGGGTGTGTGCTTTAAAGCCCATAAGAATGTCCTGGCTGCATTCAGCTCATATTTCAG gtCTCTTTTCCATAATACAACAGGTCAGAGAAATGATGTTTTCCATCTAGTCATTCAGGATGTTGGAGGAATTGGCCAAGTACTGGATTATATGTATACCTCTCACCTGGAGTTGAATCATGAAAATGTTCAAGCCTTGTTGGATATTGCACAGTATCTACAGGTGCCCAACATACTGAGCATGTGCAACAGTTTCCCAAAGTCTTGTGCCTCATCTATTGATTCCTCCACATTCTCCATGCCAGGTGACCTGTCACATGAGCAGGACTGCATGATGAGTGGTAACCTACCTCCTGAGACTGATCTTATGCCCACAGAAACCCAGAAACCTCTGAACATTACCGTTGAGGAAGATCAGTCCAAACAAGATTCACACATTCAGGAAAACATTTCAATTGATATGGTCACAAACATGACTACAGCGTCAATAAAACAGCCATTACATGGCTACAAGCTGCGCAATTTCTCTAGCAAGCAATATTTTAaacaaagtgctgtacagaCATGCTACTCTCTTAGTAAGCAAAGTCAGGATCAGGTTTCGGTGGAAGGAACTTTTTCAGCTGAATGCACAAATAACACCATTGACTATAGCCCTGCCTGCCAAAGAAGTGCTATACCAATGGATCAGGATCTTTCTACACCTCGAGGTTCCATTTCAGTAGCATCTGACTGCACGTATCTTCCTGCTTTCAAGAGCCCTTTGTCTAGGCCTGTGCGCTCCAAGAAAGCTGTATACCTGAAAAAGTACAACTACCTCTGCTCTGAGAGAATGGACGTAAAAATGCACATTTCGAAGAGTCAGTTCACTGAACACTGTGTGAATAAGAGTCTGCAGGAGACCGAGCAAAGCTTGGATGAGCGGGTTGCACTAGAAAACCTGGAAGACTCAACGTCAGGCAGTAGTCAGAAAGTCTCCATCCCAACAGTAAACGCGGTGGAGATTTGCTCCGAATCAAGCAGGGCCCCTCCAAGACAATCAAGAAATAGGAATTATTCCTGTGAAATATGCAGGAAGGCATTTAAACACCCAAGCAACCTGGAGCTGCACAAGCGCTCGCATACTG GTGAGAAACCATTCCAATGTAACATATGTGGAAAACATTTTTCACAG TCAGGTAATTTGCAGACACATTTACGTCGGCATTCAGGAGAAAAACCTTACATATGTGAACTCTGTGGAAAAAG CTTTGCTGCCTCAGGGGATGTCCAGCGTCACATTGTCATCCACACTGGGGAAAAGCCTCATCTGTGTGATGTTTGTGGACGAG GTTTCAGTAACTTTTGTAACTTGAAAGAACATGAAAAGACACACTCAACGGATAAAGAATTTACTTGTGACCAGTGTGGCAAGTCTTTCAACATGCACAGAAAGTTGCAAAAGCATAAAATTCGTCACAGCGGAGACAGACCTCACAGCTGCCAAACCTGCG GTAggagctttggaagtacaggtGATCTACGGCGACACATTCGTTCACACTCGGGTGAAAAGCCCTATTCCTGTGAGATGTGTGGTAAAAGTTTCACACGGTCTGCTGTTCTCCGTCAGCACCACAGCATCCACTATAAATCTGTCACAGGAGTTGGTCACAGTTCTGACAGGAAAGAGACTGATCAAGCAAACAAACCTCCACAATCCCACCCAGCAATGACTGTCAAAGCACTAAGAACTTTAAACCAACGTTATGACTCCCGAATTCAACAAATACACACGGCACCTCCATCTGATGTTCCCACTGAACAAAGTTCCTCTTCTACAGTCATGGAGTTGCAGCACACTGTGCCCAGACGCATTCTTGCTGCTCACTCTGGCAAACACCCTGTTTCTGACACTAACTCAAAAAACCCACTTTCAATTGAAGTTTCCTTCTGCCCCTTCTCAGGTGACCATGGACCAGCTACCAGCTTGCAAGCTGCAGACCCATAG